The Candidatus Desulfofervidus auxilii genomic sequence CCTCTTCCTTGCGCCGTCTGTCTTGTTCAGCATACATTTCTGCCTCTTTTATCAATCTTTCCACTTCACTCCTATCAAGGGTTGAAGCTCCAGTAATAGTGATTTTTTGTTCTTTACCTGTATCTAAATCTTTTGCTGTTACATGTAAAATTCCATTGACATCAATATCAAAAGTAACTTCAATCCGAGGCACACCTCTTGGTGCAGGTCTAATACCTTCTAAACGGAATTGACCAAGGATGCGGTTATCTCTAGCCATAGGTCTTTCACCCTGACAGACAACAATGTCTACCGCACTCTGGTTATCTTCAGCAGTAGTAAAAATCTGGCTCCTTCTTACAGGAATAGTTGTATTCCTTTCAATAATTTTTGTCATCACACCACCAAGGGTTTCAACACCAAGAGAAAGTGGTGTGACATCTAACAATACTACCTCTTTTACTTCACCCTGAATGATACCTGCTTGAATAGCTGCTCCTAAAGCTACTGCTTCATCTGGATTAACACTTTTGTTTGGCTCTTTACCAAAGAAGTCTTTAATAAGTTGTTGTACTGCTGGAATACGAGTGCTACCACCTACTAATAAAATTTCATCAATATCTTGAGGTGAAAGTTTAGCATCTGCTAATGCTTGTTTCATTGGGCCAAGACATCTTTTAATCAAATCATCTACTAGTTGTTCGAATTTTGCTCTTGTGAGTTTCATTTGCAAATGTTTTGGGCCAGTTGCATCTGCAGTAATAAATGGCAAATTAATTTCTGTTTCTAATGTAGAAGACAATTCACACTTTGCCTTTTCTGCTGCCTCATAAAGACGTTGTAAAGCCTGTCTATCTTGCCTCAAATCAATTCCATATTCTTTTTTAAATTCATCTGCCATCCAATCTACAATTCTTTTATCAAAATCATCACCACCAAGATGAGTATCACCAGATGTGGCTAAAACTTCACATACACCTTCTCCTACTTCCAAAATAGAAACATCAAAGGTTCCACCACCTAAGTCAAAAACCAAAATTTTTTCTGCTTTGCCTTTTTCCACACCATAAGCTAAAGCAGCAGCTGTAGGCTCATTAATGATTCTAAGTACATTCAAACCGGCAATTGTACCTGCATCTTTTGTCGCCTGCCTTTGAGCATCATTAAAATAGGCAGGTACAGTAATTACTACATCTTTTACTCTTTCTCCCAAATAAGCAGAGGCATCATCTACCAATTTTCTCAATACCATTGCAGAGATTTCTTCTGGTGCATAAAGCTTACCATCAATTTCAAAACGCACTGTATCATTTGGTCCACGTACAACTTTATAAGAAACTATTTTGCTTTCTTCATCTACTTCTCCCCATCGACGGCCAATAAATCTTTTAGCTGAATAGATTGTGCGGTCTGGATTTAAAATTGATTGTCGTTTTGCTACTTGTCCTACTAATCTCTGGCCGTCTTTAGTAAAGGCTACTACCGAAGGAGTAAGTCTTGATCCTTCAGCATTAGTTATGATTTTAGGTTTACCTCCCTCAATTACAGCGATGACAGAGTTTGTTGTTCCTAAGTCAATCCCTAT encodes the following:
- the dnaK gene encoding molecular chaperone DnaK; its protein translation is MAKAIGIDLGTTNSVIAVIEGGKPKIITNAEGSRLTPSVVAFTKDGQRLVGQVAKRQSILNPDRTIYSAKRFIGRRWGEVDEESKIVSYKVVRGPNDTVRFEIDGKLYAPEEISAMVLRKLVDDASAYLGERVKDVVITVPAYFNDAQRQATKDAGTIAGLNVLRIINEPTAAALAYGVEKGKAEKILVFDLGGGTFDVSILEVGEGVCEVLATSGDTHLGGDDFDKRIVDWMADEFKKEYGIDLRQDRQALQRLYEAAEKAKCELSSTLETEINLPFITADATGPKHLQMKLTRAKFEQLVDDLIKRCLGPMKQALADAKLSPQDIDEILLVGGSTRIPAVQQLIKDFFGKEPNKSVNPDEAVALGAAIQAGIIQGEVKEVVLLDVTPLSLGVETLGGVMTKIIERNTTIPVRRSQIFTTAEDNQSAVDIVVCQGERPMARDNRILGQFRLEGIRPAPRGVPRIEVTFDIDVNGILHVTAKDLDTGKEQKITITGASTLDRSEVERLIKEAEMYAEQDRRRKEEAEIRNQADNLVYQVEKTLRELGDKVPTVEKGRCEQLVQELKQAIKENAPIDKIKQLMNDLQQAAYDLSSKAYQQTGPTAPPPPGAAKGKEGEDVIDAEYKETK